Genomic window (Candidatus Eisenbacteria bacterium):
GAGGCCGAGTTAGGTGGACTCAACACTTGACCGTAAGGGTGCACTACTGCTATTTAGGTCACCCTAATGAACGTCGATCGAGAGGCCAAGCAGGGCTTTCGGGCTCAGGCGGCGAATCCGGTCCTGACCGAGATGGTCGAGGCAGGCTCGCCTCGCTGGAGCCGCTTCTGGCTCCGCGTCCGCCAGCTCGGCTTTCTCGGCTTCCTCTTCTTTCTCATCAAAGGACTGCTGTGGCTGATCGTGCCGGCGGTCGTCATCTGGTGGAGATCCCGCAATGGCTGAGCAGCCCTCGAGTGCAACGACGAGCCCCGGAGTCATGGACCTGCTGCGCGACGGCACCGCCGACCTGCACCGCCGCGCGGAGACCCAGCCGTTTCAGATCGCGCTCGTGAAGGCGACCGTCACGCGCGACGAGTACGCGACGTGGCTCGGCCAGATGCGGCTCATCCACTCGCGGCTCGAACGGCATCTCGCGACGCTGCGGACCGGGCAGGCCCGACTCGCGCCGCTGCTGCGCGACGAGCTGATGCAGTCGCCGCGCCTCGCCGCCGACTTGCGCGTGCTGGGGCACGATCCGGATTCGATCACGGCGCTGCCGTCGGTATCGCGCTTCGTCGAATACCTCGACGACCTGGCCACACGAGATCCGCTCGCGCTGATGGGCGTCCATTACGTGCTCGAGGGCAGCAAGAACGGCAACTCGTTCATCGCGCGTGCGCTCGCCAAGGCGTGGGACGTGAATCCGCGCGAGTCGGCCGCGGCGATGAGCTACCTCGATCCGCACGGCGATCAGCAGCGTCCGCTGTGGCAGGAGTTCCGCGGCGTGATGAACGCGATCGAATTCGAACCGGCCCAGCGCGACGCGATGCTCGAGGCGGCCCGCGAGACGTTCGCCGCGGTCGGTGATCTGGCCGGCGAGTTGCTCGAATCGGCCGAGGCCGACCCGCAGGCCTGAGGACCGAAGTCGCCGGGCGACGCGGTGCACTGAAACCCGCGCGCGCGGTCGGCCGGTCAGACCGGATCGACATGCCGGCGCGTCGGCCGTGAGTGGCCGGCCGTGCGGTGTCCAGATCCGGAGCGTCGCGATGAATTCCGTTGTGCTCGTGTGCGTCACCACTGCGCTGTTGTCGGTCCTCGGAACGGTCCAACCGGTCGCCGCGTTTCGCGCGGAGGGACCGCTCGCGCCTCGCTTCGCCGCGCGACTCTCGCGCTGGGAGACGATGCGCGATTCGCTGCGCATTCCCGGCCTCGCGATCGCCGTCGTGCGCAACGACTCACTGGTACTCCTCGCGACTTCGGGTGAGCGTGACGTGGCGCGAGGTCTGCCGGTCACGCCGCAGACCATGTTCTACATCGCCTCGTGCACCAAGCCGCTGGTCGCAACGCTGAGCGTCCGACTCGACGAACAACGGCGCCTCGCACTCGATACGCGATGTCGCGAGGTGCTTCCGGGCTTTCGGCTCGCCGATTCCGCGGCCACCGACTCGATCACGTTGCGCGACCTGCTGTGTCATCGCGCCGGACTCCAGAACCCCATCATCACGATGGGGGAGGCCTATTCGGGAACCATGACCCCGGCGCGCTTCGCCCGGCTGCTGGCGGCCACGCGACCGACCGGGACGTTCGAGTATTCGAATCTGCACTACACGATCGCCGGCCGCATGATCGCGGAGCGCTGCGGCGGCAGCTGGAAACGGCCGCTCGAGCGCGAACTGTTCGCTCCGCTCGGCATGACGCGCAGCACCACGTCTGCGACCCGCTACCTGTC
Coding sequences:
- a CDS encoding alanyl-tRNA synthetase — encoded protein: MVEAGSPRWSRFWLRVRQLGFLGFLFFLIKGLLWLIVPAVVIWWRSRNG
- a CDS encoding biliverdin-producing heme oxygenase, with the translated sequence MAEQPSSATTSPGVMDLLRDGTADLHRRAETQPFQIALVKATVTRDEYATWLGQMRLIHSRLERHLATLRTGQARLAPLLRDELMQSPRLAADLRVLGHDPDSITALPSVSRFVEYLDDLATRDPLALMGVHYVLEGSKNGNSFIARALAKAWDVNPRESAAAMSYLDPHGDQQRPLWQEFRGVMNAIEFEPAQRDAMLEAARETFAAVGDLAGELLESAEADPQA
- a CDS encoding beta-lactamase family protein encodes the protein MNSVVLVCVTTALLSVLGTVQPVAAFRAEGPLAPRFAARLSRWETMRDSLRIPGLAIAVVRNDSLVLLATSGERDVARGLPVTPQTMFYIASCTKPLVATLSVRLDEQRRLALDTRCREVLPGFRLADSAATDSITLRDLLCHRAGLQNPIITMGEAYSGTMTPARFARLLAATRPTGTFEYSNLHYTIAGRMIAERCGGSWKRPLERELFAPLGMTRSTTSATRYLSDPDHAVPYSLEFGSVKPAFTKSDATMHAAGGVASSTLDLIRFLRFHLADGVLDAQPIMGADAI